A window of the Methyloprofundus sp. genome harbors these coding sequences:
- a CDS encoding two-component system, chemotaxis family, CheB/CheR fusion protein, with product MKTKQSKSISLAKLPALINHMIVMSVIFASIFLIFILQQWKFIAFNAELRSQYHLPSIFIAYQLEKELSDIGQRVPGDIASLYMAQMMSEYNVDMQAQTQFSYQRKILGDLLAKLDELQARQDPASFFAAYRRLNHSLLILLNTLIQNETALRIESAAINIDLQQAKITVEQFRRLHERSASYVEMIGQEASNRMVWSVSILGITLLFMWSIVIVRSSGVVRGAIITQQQSEQKITESQQLLEAILNHATACIYLKDLEGKYLFINRQFELLFDISNEELLGRTDYVVHPNEIAKKLREHDREVLVRKNNIDFEEVVEQRDGLHTYISTKFPLFDQEGKVYGVCGMSTDISKRKEIELKLKKLSLAVEHSPNLVVITNTEGIIEYVNHKITEMTGYFPGEVIGKKPDIFNASKTPESVYKELWETIKAGNEWRGILQNKKKNGEFYWAQESIAPVKNDALEITHFVAIQEDVTAARKLSDKLSYQAEHDALTGLMNRQAFEQRLDRVLETAYANNSQHALCFLDLDQFKIVNDSCSHAAGDELLRQLSKHLQQSIRHRDTLARLGGDEFAVLMEHCSLDQARRTADKVLATVAQFQFAWDNQSFRIGVSIGLVPISEQSGGVGEVLKQADVACYAAKDAGRNRVHVFLQHDDNYMQQHHGEMSWVNKINYALDHDRFILYAQIISPLHADLEPHYEILIRMLGDNDEIISPGAFLPTVERYHLAQKIDRWVIHNTFIWIKENPDLYQQNTIFSVNLSGQNLGDELLLEFIFNEFAATGIHYKNICFEITETATIFNLSAASDFISRLKYVGCRFSIDDFGSGLSSFDYLKKLPVDYLKIDGIFVKDIIDDPVDLALVKSINEIGHVMGKQTIAEFVENQAILDELNNMGVDFVQGYHIGRPHPLSELRAI from the coding sequence GTGAAAACCAAGCAAAGTAAGTCAATCAGTTTAGCTAAATTGCCTGCGCTTATTAATCATATGATTGTGATGAGTGTTATTTTTGCGAGTATCTTTTTAATTTTTATCCTGCAACAATGGAAATTCATTGCTTTTAATGCAGAGCTACGTAGTCAATATCATTTACCAAGTATCTTTATTGCCTATCAGTTAGAGAAAGAGTTAAGTGATATCGGACAGCGTGTTCCTGGTGATATTGCTAGCCTGTATATGGCGCAAATGATGAGTGAGTATAACGTTGATATGCAGGCTCAAACTCAGTTCTCGTATCAAAGAAAAATCTTAGGTGATTTATTGGCAAAACTAGATGAATTGCAGGCTCGGCAAGATCCAGCCAGCTTTTTTGCAGCTTATCGGCGGCTTAATCATAGTCTATTGATTTTGTTGAATACATTAATTCAAAATGAAACAGCATTAAGGATTGAGTCGGCAGCCATTAATATAGATTTGCAACAAGCTAAAATTACTGTTGAGCAGTTCAGGCGCTTACATGAGCGTTCTGCAAGCTATGTTGAAATGATAGGGCAAGAGGCTTCTAATCGTATGGTGTGGAGTGTTTCAATATTGGGTATTACGCTGTTATTTATGTGGAGTATTGTCATCGTTCGTTCTTCAGGAGTGGTTCGAGGGGCGATCATAACGCAGCAACAATCCGAACAAAAAATAACGGAAAGCCAGCAACTTTTAGAGGCAATTTTAAATCACGCGACTGCCTGTATTTATTTGAAAGATTTAGAAGGGAAATATTTATTTATTAATCGACAATTTGAGTTGTTATTTGATATTAGTAATGAAGAGTTGTTAGGCCGGACAGATTATGTGGTGCATCCTAATGAAATTGCCAAGAAATTACGGGAACATGATAGGGAAGTTTTAGTACGGAAAAATAATATTGATTTTGAAGAAGTGGTTGAGCAGCGTGATGGTTTGCATACGTATATTTCGACTAAATTTCCTCTATTTGATCAGGAGGGGAAGGTGTATGGTGTTTGTGGTATGTCCACTGATATTAGTAAGCGTAAAGAGATTGAATTAAAGTTAAAAAAATTGAGTTTGGCGGTAGAGCATAGCCCGAATTTGGTCGTCATTACTAATACTGAAGGTATCATTGAATACGTTAATCATAAAATTACTGAGATGACAGGGTATTTTCCTGGTGAAGTAATAGGCAAAAAGCCAGATATATTTAATGCAAGTAAAACGCCAGAATCAGTGTATAAAGAGCTTTGGGAGACGATTAAAGCAGGTAATGAGTGGCGGGGGATTTTACAGAATAAGAAGAAAAATGGTGAGTTTTATTGGGCACAAGAGTCGATTGCGCCAGTGAAAAATGATGCCTTAGAAATTACCCATTTTGTTGCCATTCAGGAAGATGTAACGGCAGCTCGTAAGTTATCAGATAAGCTATCTTACCAAGCTGAGCATGATGCTTTAACTGGCTTAATGAATCGGCAAGCTTTTGAGCAACGTTTAGATCGTGTTTTGGAAACTGCATATGCTAATAACTCACAACATGCCTTGTGTTTTCTAGATTTAGATCAGTTTAAGATTGTGAATGATAGTTGCTCGCATGCGGCAGGGGATGAGTTGTTGCGCCAATTAAGTAAACATTTGCAGCAAAGCATTCGACATCGAGATACTTTAGCGCGCTTAGGGGGGGATGAGTTTGCCGTTTTGATGGAGCATTGTTCATTAGATCAGGCAAGACGTACTGCAGATAAGGTGCTGGCAACAGTCGCTCAGTTTCAGTTTGCTTGGGATAATCAGAGTTTTCGAATTGGAGTAAGTATTGGTTTAGTACCTATTTCAGAGCAAAGCGGTGGTGTGGGAGAGGTGTTAAAACAAGCAGATGTGGCTTGTTATGCTGCTAAAGATGCTGGACGGAATAGAGTGCATGTGTTCTTGCAGCATGATGATAATTATATGCAGCAACATCACGGAGAGATGAGCTGGGTTAACAAAATTAATTATGCTTTGGATCATGATCGCTTTATTTTATACGCACAGATCATTAGTCCTTTACATGCTGATTTAGAGCCTCACTATGAGATATTAATTAGAATGCTGGGTGACAATGATGAAATTATTTCGCCTGGAGCATTTCTTCCGACTGTTGAGCGTTACCATTTGGCGCAAAAAATTGACCGTTGGGTGATTCATAATACCTTTATCTGGATAAAAGAAAATCCTGACTTGTATCAGCAAAATACCATTTTCTCAGTTAATTTATCGGGGCAAAATCTAGGGGATGAGTTGTTGTTGGAATTTATTTTTAATGAGTTCGCTGCGACAGGTATTCATTATAAAAATATTTGTTTTGAAATTACTGAAACCGCCACTATTTTTAATTTGTCGGCAGCCTCTGATTTTATTAGTCGCTTAAAGTATGTTGGTTGCCGGTTTTCTATTGATGATTTTGGTAGTGGTTTGTCTTCATTTGACTATCTTAAAAAGTTGCCAGTAGATTATTTGAAAATTGATGGTATTTTTGTCAAAGATATTATTGATGACCCTGTGGACTTAGCGTTGGTTAAATCTATTAATGAAATTGGGCATGTTATGGGCAAGCAGACTATTGCTGAATTTGTTGAAAATCAGGCAATACTGGATGAATTAAATAATATGGGTGTTGATTTTGTGCAAGGCTACCATATTGGTAGGCCGCACCCCCTATCTGAGCTGAGAGCAATATGA
- a CDS encoding phosphonate transport system substrate-binding protein, which translates to MNSVNIKYILYLALALLASLGLSACFNQGDSAEYQVLRIAVQPVHEQEDFQQAYLPLLSYLEKELGVSIEWVPLSDYQEQLDKFHEQKIDLTLFGGYAFVRAYEQDQADPLVMRDVDFHFSSDFIVAAGNNAAKISELQGQSLSFGSALSTSGHLMPRFFLSTQGIMPEAFFSEVRYSGKHDLTVKWVADGQVEVGVVDTIILEKMLREKHVSRSQIKVIWTTPSYPNYVWAARKQLPEALKQKIIEAFIKLTPEDRQQRKLLELVGAHHYFPAKVADFQPIRKIAKQQAGRLGENQAK; encoded by the coding sequence ATGAATAGTGTAAACATAAAGTACATTCTTTATTTGGCGCTTGCTTTATTAGCAAGCCTTGGGCTTAGTGCGTGTTTTAATCAAGGTGATTCTGCTGAATATCAGGTATTGCGGATTGCAGTACAGCCTGTTCACGAGCAGGAGGACTTTCAGCAAGCCTATTTACCTTTGCTAAGTTATTTAGAGAAAGAGTTGGGAGTATCTATCGAATGGGTGCCACTAAGCGATTATCAGGAGCAGTTGGATAAGTTTCATGAGCAGAAAATAGATTTAACCCTATTTGGTGGTTATGCTTTTGTACGGGCTTATGAGCAAGATCAGGCAGATCCGTTAGTGATGCGTGATGTGGATTTCCATTTTAGCAGTGATTTTATTGTTGCTGCTGGTAATAATGCTGCTAAGATTTCAGAATTACAGGGTCAGTCATTGAGTTTTGGTTCAGCCTTATCCACTTCAGGACATTTGATGCCGCGTTTTTTTTTATCAACACAGGGCATAATGCCTGAAGCATTTTTCTCTGAGGTTCGTTATTCAGGGAAGCATGATTTAACTGTAAAATGGGTGGCAGACGGACAAGTTGAAGTGGGAGTGGTTGATACCATCATTTTGGAAAAAATGTTACGCGAAAAGCATGTTAGCAGGAGTCAAATAAAGGTCATTTGGACAACCCCTTCCTATCCAAATTATGTTTGGGCTGCCAGAAAGCAACTGCCTGAAGCATTAAAACAAAAAATTATTGAAGCCTTTATTAAACTAACGCCTGAAGATCGTCAGCAACGTAAATTACTTGAGCTTGTCGGTGCGCACCATTATTTTCCTGCCAAAGTGGCTGATTTTCAGCCAATAAGAAAAATTGCTAAGCAACAAGCTGGGAGACTCGGTGAAAACCAAGCAAAGTAA
- a CDS encoding MFS transporter, LPLT family, lysophospholipid transporter, translating into MQYQPMNKKIYPLLIAQFLSAFADNAILFTVIAMVMQSTSLAAWYIPALQSMFLIAFVIFAPWVGALADQHAKSYILIIANLIKAAGAALLLFEVEPLLAYAIVGTGAALYSPAKYGILPELAQHNLLVKANSWIEGSTILAILLGMVLGAQLADHSIRIALISIIVLFFLSALITLLIPGKSSRTEQSTWRFVQFGRNIKHFLATPRSRFAILGASMFWLAAATLRVILIAWAPLILLSKTASEIAQLTLFLAIGIIIGSALVPRIIPLEHIRRARIPAGLMAIFIMLLSATTNLWEARTALLIIGCAGGMFIVPINAALQEIGQRSIGSGSAVALQNFFQNVAMLIGVGCYTFASSLDIDPVISMLSLGIFTLLVTLLISYCLPDTKTIH; encoded by the coding sequence ATGCAGTATCAACCCATGAATAAAAAAATTTATCCTCTCTTAATTGCCCAGTTTTTATCTGCTTTTGCTGACAATGCGATTTTATTTACTGTTATTGCCATGGTAATGCAATCCACCAGCTTGGCAGCCTGGTATATTCCCGCCTTACAAAGCATGTTTCTCATTGCCTTTGTCATTTTTGCCCCTTGGGTTGGCGCACTTGCCGATCAACATGCAAAATCTTATATACTTATTATTGCTAATTTAATTAAAGCCGCTGGTGCAGCCCTATTACTTTTTGAGGTTGAGCCATTACTTGCCTATGCCATAGTAGGCACCGGGGCTGCACTTTACAGCCCTGCAAAATACGGAATTTTACCTGAATTGGCACAACATAATTTATTAGTCAAAGCGAATAGCTGGATTGAAGGCTCCACTATTTTAGCCATATTATTAGGCATGGTACTGGGTGCCCAGCTGGCAGATCACTCAATACGCATAGCACTCATCAGCATTATTGTTTTATTTTTCCTATCCGCGCTTATTACCCTATTAATTCCTGGAAAGTCATCTAGAACTGAGCAATCTACATGGCGGTTTGTCCAATTTGGACGTAATATAAAACACTTCTTAGCCACACCTCGCTCACGCTTTGCTATTCTGGGGGCTTCTATGTTTTGGCTAGCAGCAGCGACCTTACGCGTGATTTTAATTGCTTGGGCCCCCTTAATTTTACTCAGCAAAACTGCCAGCGAGATTGCACAACTCACCCTCTTCCTAGCAATAGGCATTATTATTGGTTCTGCGTTGGTTCCACGCATTATTCCACTGGAACATATTCGCCGTGCTCGTATTCCCGCAGGACTTATGGCCATTTTTATCATGTTACTTAGCGCAACTACCAATCTATGGGAAGCTCGCACAGCATTACTGATTATTGGCTGCGCAGGCGGAATGTTCATCGTACCGATTAATGCTGCGTTACAAGAAATTGGCCAACGAAGTATCGGTAGCGGCTCGGCAGTGGCTTTACAAAATTTCTTTCAAAATGTAGCTATGTTAATAGGCGTGGGGTGCTATACGTTTGCTAGCTCACTTGATATTGACCCTGTTATTTCAATGCTAAGCTTAGGCATATTCACATTGCTAGTCACTTTGCTTATTTCTTATTGCCTCCCTGACACAAAAACAATTCATTAA
- a CDS encoding 16S rRNA (adenine1518-N6/adenine1519-N6)-dimethyltransferase, giving the protein MNSELIPVVNEHDIFIENRPRKEVHRLGLRHRAVHILVFNDMGELFLQKRSLTKDINAGLWDTSAAGHVDANESYDVCAHRETIEELGVCVDETLTYICKITAKPETGMEFVQIYRCQHNGPFTLEAAEIDDGQWFSITDISQRVANNDPSLTDTFKTLWLKFRKLGHA; this is encoded by the coding sequence ATGAACTCGGAACTCATCCCTGTCGTCAATGAGCATGATATTTTCATTGAAAACCGACCTCGCAAAGAAGTCCATCGACTTGGGCTACGCCATAGAGCCGTACATATTCTAGTCTTTAATGATATGGGAGAGCTTTTCTTACAAAAACGCTCACTAACAAAAGACATCAATGCTGGCCTTTGGGATACTTCTGCAGCAGGGCATGTTGATGCAAATGAAAGTTATGATGTCTGCGCTCATAGAGAAACGATTGAAGAATTAGGTGTCTGTGTTGATGAAACACTGACCTATATATGTAAAATCACAGCAAAACCTGAAACAGGCATGGAATTCGTACAAATTTATCGCTGCCAGCATAACGGCCCCTTTACCCTTGAAGCAGCCGAAATAGATGATGGCCAATGGTTTTCAATAACCGACATTTCACAACGAGTCGCTAATAACGACCCTTCACTTACTGACACCTTCAAGACATTATGGCTAAAATTTAGAAAATTAGGTCATGCATAG
- a CDS encoding 4-cresol dehydrogenase (hydroxylating) flavoprotein subunit produces the protein MPSKSIFYCLITAIILKNFNYPNKNNMQESVKEALSAWSTLLNNKIQINPELKSCIAVKKSVIATLFPASVKDIIECVKIADTYKIPIYTVSTGHNWGYGSSLPVEENCIILNLSNMNKIISFDAKTGVITIEPGVTQHQLATFLDKHQHPYLIPVTGAGPDCSIVGNAIERGYGITPYADHFASVLSLEAILADGSLYQSMLSKLGSQNIDTLHKWGMGPYLDGLFTQGNLGIVTQMSIALAPTPSSVKAFFFSVKKADDLEEIVICIQRIIKELNGVLGSINVMNQHRVLSMTEPYPDADQLINGLISTAAITKMARKRQVFPWTCVGALYGNKAVVNAAQKEIKKILGWKAKRLIFFTPKTVSRINSITQSTPFIKYNMIGETVTTLHKTMQLFAGRPSEIALPLAYWLTNNQPPQGTAMRPDQDDCGLIWYSPLVPMQAEKVTEFTTMVTSICIKHQIEPLITLTSFSDRSFDSTIPILFKKDDPDAVLRAHACYEELFETGKKLGFLPYRLSIHSMSKLDKYAAIPDLLKCIKKAIDPNNILAPGRYLPK, from the coding sequence ATGCCATCAAAATCAATATTTTATTGCCTAATCACTGCTATAATTCTAAAAAACTTTAACTACCCTAATAAAAACAATATGCAAGAGTCAGTCAAAGAAGCTCTAAGTGCTTGGTCTACCTTACTAAATAACAAGATACAAATTAACCCGGAATTAAAAAGTTGTATTGCCGTTAAGAAATCTGTTATTGCCACTCTGTTCCCAGCAAGTGTAAAAGACATAATAGAATGTGTAAAAATAGCTGACACTTATAAAATACCGATATACACCGTTAGTACAGGCCATAATTGGGGGTATGGATCCTCACTTCCAGTCGAAGAAAACTGCATCATATTAAACCTATCTAATATGAATAAGATAATTAGTTTTGACGCTAAAACTGGCGTTATTACTATAGAGCCAGGTGTCACACAACATCAACTTGCAACTTTTCTGGACAAGCACCAACACCCTTATTTAATCCCCGTCACAGGAGCAGGACCTGACTGTAGTATTGTAGGAAACGCCATTGAGCGTGGCTACGGAATCACCCCTTATGCCGACCATTTTGCCTCAGTTCTTAGCCTAGAGGCTATTCTAGCAGATGGCTCACTTTACCAGTCTATGTTAAGCAAGCTGGGCAGTCAAAATATTGACACTCTACATAAATGGGGCATGGGGCCTTATCTTGATGGCCTCTTTACCCAAGGAAACCTAGGCATTGTCACACAAATGAGTATTGCTTTGGCCCCTACGCCCAGCAGCGTAAAAGCATTTTTCTTTAGTGTAAAAAAAGCTGACGACTTAGAAGAGATAGTAATTTGTATCCAGAGAATCATTAAAGAATTAAATGGAGTGTTAGGATCTATTAATGTCATGAACCAACATCGAGTACTATCGATGACCGAACCATACCCTGATGCTGACCAATTAATTAATGGCCTTATTTCCACTGCTGCAATTACAAAGATGGCAAGAAAACGACAAGTCTTTCCTTGGACCTGCGTCGGAGCTTTATATGGAAATAAAGCAGTTGTTAATGCAGCTCAAAAAGAAATAAAGAAAATTTTAGGCTGGAAAGCCAAGCGTCTAATATTCTTCACTCCAAAAACAGTATCCAGAATCAATAGCATCACACAAAGCACACCATTTATTAAGTACAATATGATTGGTGAAACCGTAACAACCCTGCACAAAACCATGCAGCTTTTTGCAGGCCGCCCTAGTGAGATTGCACTCCCTTTAGCTTACTGGCTGACCAACAACCAACCGCCACAAGGAACTGCCATGCGCCCCGATCAAGATGATTGTGGCTTAATCTGGTATTCACCATTAGTCCCTATGCAAGCGGAAAAAGTAACTGAATTCACCACAATGGTTACTAGCATCTGCATTAAGCATCAAATAGAACCATTAATAACTCTCACCTCATTCTCTGACCGCTCTTTTGATAGTACCATTCCAATTTTGTTCAAAAAAGATGACCCAGATGCCGTTTTACGCGCCCATGCCTGCTATGAGGAGCTATTTGAAACAGGAAAAAAACTTGGCTTTCTTCCTTACCGCCTCAGCATTCACTCAATGAGTAAACTTGATAAGTATGCAGCCATTCCTGACCTACTAAAGTGCATCAAAAAAGCCATTGACCCCAATAATATATTAGCTCCAGGGCGCTACCTACCAAAGTAA
- a CDS encoding tRNA pseudouridine13 synthase produces MQLANWACAYGGAQSQGIIRQVPDDFVVNEIQSFEHSGVGEHAFVLIEKVSENTDYVARMLARFAGVRQRDVSYAGLKDRHARTTQWFSVWLPGKPDPDWTELNCETIKVLQATRHSKKLKRGSLAGNQFNIRIRDWVGDKSVVEEQLLRIKSGGVPNYFGEQRFGRDGANINRALALFAGEKVSRNQRSIYLSAARSYLFNHILSTRVIDKTWNKALLGDILMFDGSHSFFKVDGLDESILSRVAALDLHPTAVLWGSGETQVTEAVATLEQQVVSQFSELAYGLVGFGVEQDRRVLRSCIKELQWQFVSENNLELSFTLGVGCYATSLLKEIVRLS; encoded by the coding sequence ATGCAATTAGCGAATTGGGCATGTGCGTATGGTGGCGCGCAAAGTCAGGGGATTATTCGTCAAGTTCCTGATGATTTTGTTGTTAATGAAATTCAATCTTTTGAACACTCTGGTGTCGGTGAGCATGCCTTTGTCTTGATTGAAAAAGTTTCTGAAAATACTGACTATGTAGCCCGGATGCTAGCGAGATTTGCAGGTGTACGTCAGCGAGATGTGAGCTATGCGGGATTAAAAGATCGGCATGCGCGTACTACGCAATGGTTTAGCGTCTGGTTGCCTGGCAAGCCTGACCCTGACTGGACTGAATTAAATTGCGAGACAATTAAAGTTTTACAAGCAACCCGACATAGTAAAAAACTCAAGCGTGGCTCATTGGCGGGCAATCAATTTAATATACGTATTCGTGATTGGGTGGGGGATAAATCGGTAGTAGAGGAGCAGTTACTTAGAATAAAATCTGGTGGAGTGCCTAATTATTTTGGTGAACAGCGCTTTGGGCGTGATGGTGCTAATATAAATAGGGCCTTGGCTTTATTTGCTGGTGAAAAAGTATCTCGTAATCAGCGAAGTATCTATTTATCTGCAGCCCGTTCTTATTTGTTTAATCATATCCTGAGTACGCGTGTCATTGATAAAACTTGGAATAAGGCATTATTAGGAGATATTTTAATGTTTGATGGCTCGCATAGTTTTTTTAAGGTAGATGGGCTTGATGAGTCAATACTTAGTAGAGTAGCTGCGTTAGATTTACATCCTACTGCTGTATTATGGGGTTCGGGAGAAACACAAGTTACTGAAGCAGTGGCTACGTTGGAGCAACAAGTGGTTAGTCAATTTTCTGAACTGGCTTATGGTTTGGTTGGTTTTGGTGTTGAGCAAGATCGTAGAGTATTGCGTAGCTGTATTAAAGAATTACAGTGGCAGTTTGTAAGTGAGAATAATTTAGAATTGAGTTTTACTTTAGGTGTGGGTTGTTATGCAACTTCTCTTTTGAAGGAAATAGTTAGGTTATCGTAA
- a CDS encoding 2-C-methyl-D-erythritol 2,4-cyclodiphosphate synthase has protein sequence MIRVGQGYDVHRFVDAGDVILGGVKIDYPQGLEAHSDGDVVLHALCDALLGAAALGDIGKHFPDTDPEFKGADSRVLLRHVYGIVQEKGYSLGNADITIIAQAPKMAPHIVAMCANIAADLSVDIDCINVKATTTEKLGFEGRKEGVAVQAVVLISD, from the coding sequence ATGATACGCGTAGGACAAGGCTATGATGTGCATCGATTTGTCGATGCAGGTGATGTTATTTTAGGGGGGGTTAAAATTGATTACCCACAAGGCTTAGAGGCACATTCAGATGGTGATGTGGTGTTGCATGCTTTATGTGACGCGCTATTAGGTGCGGCTGCTTTAGGTGACATAGGTAAGCATTTTCCTGATACTGATCCTGAATTTAAAGGTGCTGATAGTCGTGTGCTCTTGCGTCATGTATACGGTATAGTGCAAGAGAAAGGCTATAGTTTAGGGAATGCAGATATTACTATCATCGCACAAGCTCCTAAAATGGCACCGCATATAGTGGCCATGTGTGCCAATATTGCTGCAGATTTGTCGGTTGATATTGATTGCATTAATGTTAAAGCAACGACAACTGAAAAGTTAGGATTTGAGGGTAGAAAAGAAGGTGTTGCAGTGCAGGCTGTCGTGCTTATTTCTGATTAA